One genomic window of Anser cygnoides isolate HZ-2024a breed goose chromosome 11, Taihu_goose_T2T_genome, whole genome shotgun sequence includes the following:
- the C11H15orf40 gene encoding UPF0235 protein C15orf40 homolog isoform X3, with protein MPGPSGFRPVLLAAVRRLGGAMPGKGRGAAKEPGGPVLAAGPVVAAEGGVRVTVRAKPGARCSAVTDVTAEAVGVAIAAPPSEGEANAELCRYLSKVLEVKKSEVILEKDRRSFLPADKSS; from the exons ATGCCGGGCCCCAGCGGCTTCCGCCCGGTGCTGCTGGCGGCGGTACGGCGGCTTGGCGGGGCCATGCCCGGGAAG GGCCGAGGAGCCGCGAAGGAGCCCGGGGGGCCGGTGCTGGCCGCGGGGCCGGTGGTGGCGGCCGAGGGCGGCGTGAGGGTGACGGTTCGCGCCAAGCCCGGCGCGCGCTGCAGCGCCGTCACAG ATGTGACAGCTGAGGCAGTAGGTGTAGCTATTGCTGCACCTCCGTCAGAAGGGGAGGCAAATGCAGAGCTGTGTCGCTACCTCTCTAAGGTGCTAGAAGTGAAGAAGAGTGAAGTTATTTTAGaaaag GACCGTCGATCATTCCTTCCAGCAGACAAGAGTTCCTAA
- the C11H15orf40 gene encoding UPF0235 protein C15orf40 homolog isoform X1, translating into MPGPSGFRPVLLAAVRRLGGAMPGKGRGAAKEPGGPVLAAGPVVAAEGGVRVTVRAKPGARCSAVTDVTAEAVGVAIAAPPSEGEANAELCRYLSKVLEVKKSEVILEKGGKSRDKVVKILVSVTPDEILEKLKKEAST; encoded by the exons ATGCCGGGCCCCAGCGGCTTCCGCCCGGTGCTGCTGGCGGCGGTACGGCGGCTTGGCGGGGCCATGCCCGGGAAG GGCCGAGGAGCCGCGAAGGAGCCCGGGGGGCCGGTGCTGGCCGCGGGGCCGGTGGTGGCGGCCGAGGGCGGCGTGAGGGTGACGGTTCGCGCCAAGCCCGGCGCGCGCTGCAGCGCCGTCACAG ATGTGACAGCTGAGGCAGTAGGTGTAGCTATTGCTGCACCTCCGTCAGAAGGGGAGGCAAATGCAGAGCTGTGTCGCTACCTCTCTAAGGTGCTAGAAGTGAAGAAGAGTGAAGTTATTTTAGaaaag GGTGGTAAATCCCGTGATAAAGTGGTGAAGATTTTGGTATCAGTGACACCAGATGAGATactagaaaaactgaaaaaagaagCTTCCACTTGA
- the C11H15orf40 gene encoding UPF0235 protein C15orf40 homolog isoform X2, whose amino-acid sequence MPGPSGFRPVLLAAGRGAAKEPGGPVLAAGPVVAAEGGVRVTVRAKPGARCSAVTDVTAEAVGVAIAAPPSEGEANAELCRYLSKVLEVKKSEVILEKGGKSRDKVVKILVSVTPDEILEKLKKEAST is encoded by the exons ATGCCGGGCCCCAGCGGCTTCCGCCCGGTGCTGCTGGCGGCG GGCCGAGGAGCCGCGAAGGAGCCCGGGGGGCCGGTGCTGGCCGCGGGGCCGGTGGTGGCGGCCGAGGGCGGCGTGAGGGTGACGGTTCGCGCCAAGCCCGGCGCGCGCTGCAGCGCCGTCACAG ATGTGACAGCTGAGGCAGTAGGTGTAGCTATTGCTGCACCTCCGTCAGAAGGGGAGGCAAATGCAGAGCTGTGTCGCTACCTCTCTAAGGTGCTAGAAGTGAAGAAGAGTGAAGTTATTTTAGaaaag GGTGGTAAATCCCGTGATAAAGTGGTGAAGATTTTGGTATCAGTGACACCAGATGAGATactagaaaaactgaaaaaagaagCTTCCACTTGA
- the RAMAC gene encoding RNA guanine-N7 methyltransferase activating subunit produces MTSLVDMPLDYEKMFAHRFTSDDKEYQEYLKRPADLPPIVEEWRNRSGGNQRRERFQDGRYFRGDRYNWQGDHRSNQRPERGWGNNYQQHRQGQSYSSHYGQYGYNSYNPGPRYHPY; encoded by the exons ATGACTTCGTTGGTAGACATGCCCCTGGATTACGAAAAGATGTTTGCTCATCGGTTCACATCAGATGATAAAGAATACCAAGAATACCTGAAACGCCCTGCAGATCTCCCTCCTATTGTTGAAGAATGGAGAAACAGATCTGGTGGCAACCAGAGAAGAGAACG gtttcaAGATGGCAGGTATTTTAGAGGGGACAGATACAACTGGCAAGGTGACCACAGATCTAATCAGAGGCCAGAAAGAGGTTGGGGTAACAACTACCAGCAGCACAGACAAGGACAATCTTATTCTTCCCACTATGGACAATATGGCTACAACTCCTATAACCCAGGGCCTCGTTACCATCCTTACTGA